A single Tenacibaculum sp. 190524A02b DNA region contains:
- a CDS encoding SRPBCC family protein: MNIEGNTVVVKKSTKELFEFFTKLENYEQLMPESTQKFEVDGESFIFGLKGMPEIRLVMKEKTEFSSVVLGAASSKLPFTLSSDIKELNENESEVTLKFEGDFNPMMAMMVKKPLNKFIETLTENISKL, encoded by the coding sequence ATGAATATAGAAGGAAATACAGTAGTTGTAAAAAAATCAACAAAGGAGCTTTTTGAATTTTTTACTAAACTAGAAAACTACGAGCAATTAATGCCTGAAAGTACTCAGAAATTCGAAGTAGATGGAGAAAGTTTTATTTTTGGCTTAAAAGGTATGCCAGAAATAAGATTAGTAATGAAAGAAAAAACAGAGTTTTCAAGTGTTGTTTTAGGAGCAGCAAGTAGTAAATTACCTTTTACACTATCTTCAGACATAAAAGAATTAAACGAAAATGAAAGCGAAGTTACTTTAAAATTTGAAGGTGACTTTAATCCAATGATGGCAATGATGGTAAAAAAACCTTTAAATAAGTTTATAGAGACTTTAACTGAAAATATTTCTAAGTTATAA
- the rsfS gene encoding ribosome silencing factor: protein MTKKQANTDDLLAVIIKGIDDVKGENIQLLDLREIDNTVCDYFIICSGTSNTQVNAISGAVQKAVSKELKDKPWHVEGQGNAEWVLMDYVNVVVHIFQKHVREFYDIESLWGDAKITEISPA from the coding sequence ATGACAAAAAAACAAGCGAACACAGATGATTTACTTGCTGTGATAATAAAAGGGATTGATGATGTAAAAGGAGAAAACATCCAACTACTTGATTTAAGAGAAATTGATAATACCGTTTGTGATTATTTCATAATCTGTTCTGGTACTTCAAATACGCAAGTGAATGCGATTTCTGGAGCAGTACAAAAAGCCGTAAGTAAAGAATTAAAAGATAAACCGTGGCATGTTGAAGGACAAGGTAATGCAGAATGGGTTTTAATGGACTATGTAAACGTTGTTGTACATATTTTTCAAAAGCATGTACGTGAGTTTTATGACATTGAAAGTCTTTGGGGAGATGCCAAAATAACAGAAATAAGCCCTGCTTAA
- a CDS encoding biotin--[acetyl-CoA-carboxylase] ligase — MRIIKVNAIDSTNSFLKEMALSTALENFTVVVAKHQTSGRGQMNTVWDAEVGKNLTFSVFSRFFNLLVSNHRYLNFTIAVSVYEALKDLSVPELTIKWPNDILSEGRKICGVLIENSLKGVEIQSSIIGIGLNVNEEFITNSSLKAVSLKDIFQKEFDLETVLLLVLEKLQQNVALLNAAQYTNLEKRYLAVLHKKNVPSMFKTSQNVLFMGKIIGISIQGKLQIELSDETIQEFEIKEVSFA; from the coding sequence ATGAGAATAATCAAAGTTAATGCCATTGATTCAACGAATTCTTTTTTAAAAGAAATGGCATTAAGTACAGCATTAGAAAATTTCACTGTTGTTGTGGCTAAACATCAAACATCTGGAAGAGGTCAAATGAATACAGTTTGGGACGCTGAAGTAGGTAAGAACTTGACTTTTAGTGTTTTTTCTAGGTTTTTTAATTTGTTGGTTAGTAATCATAGATATTTAAATTTTACAATTGCAGTAAGTGTTTATGAAGCGCTTAAAGATCTTTCTGTCCCTGAATTAACTATTAAATGGCCAAACGACATTCTGTCAGAAGGCAGAAAGATTTGTGGAGTTTTAATTGAAAATTCTTTAAAAGGGGTAGAAATTCAGTCATCTATTATTGGAATTGGTCTTAATGTAAACGAAGAATTTATCACTAACAGCTCATTAAAGGCAGTTTCTTTAAAAGATATTTTTCAAAAAGAGTTTGATTTAGAAACTGTATTATTGTTGGTTTTAGAAAAATTACAACAGAATGTAGCGTTGTTAAATGCAGCACAATACACCAATTTAGAAAAAAGATACCTAGCTGTATTGCATAAAAAAAACGTTCCAAGTATGTTTAAAACAAGTCAGAACGTTTTATTTATGGGTAAAATTATTGGAATTTCAATTCAAGGGAAACTTCAAATTGAATTAAGCGATGAAACCATTCAGGAATTTGAAATTAAAGAAGTTTCTTTTGCTTAA
- the ftsH gene encoding ATP-dependent zinc metalloprotease FtsH: MSDKKKNTPKLTFNSFWIYIPIIILFVGLSFFNSGNIGSRNISKNEFTKILEANDIEKIVVENNNVAQVFVKEEASKKDQHKKITDSPFYRKGAPLYVYNFGNQENFEKEISKEKQDHNLDFDITNIERTSLMDTFISFLPFILLIAIWLFFMRRMSGAGGGAGGGGQIFNIGKSRAKLFDKDTKVKTTFKNVAGLEGAKEEVQEIVDFLKSPEKYTKLGGKIPKGALLVGPPGTGKTLLAKAVAGEAGVPFFSLSGSDFVEMFVGVGASRVRDLFKQAQQKSPSIIFIDEIDAIGRARGKNSMTGGNDERENTLNQLLTEMDGFGTDTNVIVLAATNRADVLDKALMRAGRFDRQIYVDLPDLHERREIFEVHIKPLKLSDNVNLEFLAQQTPGFSGADIANLCNEAALIAARTNKTAIHHQDFLDAVDRIVGGLEKKNKVITPKEKKVIAFHEAGHATVSWMLEHAAPLVKVTIVPRGQSLGAAWYLPEERKIVQTEQMLDEMCATMGGRAAEKLVFDKISTGALSDLEKVTKQARAMVTVYGLNDKVGNITYYDSTGNDSFVKPYSDSTAKTIDEEISKIIEGQYIRAIEILKQHRDKLTLLAERLLEKEVIFKDDLVKIFGERPFEKKEENTGINKEE; encoded by the coding sequence ATGAGTGACAAGAAAAAAAACACGCCCAAGCTAACCTTCAATTCTTTTTGGATTTACATTCCTATTATAATTTTATTTGTAGGGTTAAGCTTTTTTAACTCTGGGAATATTGGATCTAGAAATATTTCTAAAAATGAGTTTACTAAAATTTTAGAAGCAAATGATATTGAAAAAATTGTTGTAGAAAACAACAATGTTGCTCAAGTTTTTGTGAAAGAAGAAGCTAGTAAAAAAGACCAACATAAAAAAATAACGGACTCTCCTTTCTACAGAAAAGGTGCTCCTTTATATGTTTATAATTTTGGTAATCAAGAGAATTTTGAAAAAGAAATTTCAAAAGAAAAACAAGATCATAATTTAGATTTTGACATCACTAATATTGAGAGAACTAGTTTGATGGATACCTTTATTAGTTTTCTTCCTTTTATCTTACTTATTGCTATTTGGTTATTCTTTATGAGAAGAATGTCTGGAGCTGGCGGTGGAGCTGGTGGCGGAGGTCAAATTTTCAATATTGGTAAATCTAGAGCTAAGCTTTTTGACAAAGACACAAAAGTTAAAACAACTTTTAAAAACGTAGCTGGTTTAGAAGGTGCTAAAGAGGAAGTTCAAGAAATTGTTGATTTCTTAAAAAGCCCTGAAAAATATACCAAATTAGGGGGTAAAATTCCAAAAGGAGCTCTTTTAGTAGGGCCTCCTGGTACTGGTAAAACTCTTTTAGCTAAAGCTGTAGCTGGTGAAGCTGGTGTACCTTTTTTCTCTTTATCAGGTTCTGATTTTGTTGAAATGTTTGTAGGTGTTGGAGCTTCTCGTGTTAGAGATTTATTTAAACAAGCACAACAAAAATCACCATCTATTATATTTATAGATGAAATTGACGCTATTGGTAGAGCTAGAGGTAAAAATAGTATGACAGGTGGTAATGACGAGCGAGAAAACACTTTAAATCAGCTATTAACAGAAATGGATGGTTTTGGTACTGACACCAATGTTATTGTATTGGCTGCTACCAACCGTGCAGATGTTTTAGATAAAGCTTTAATGCGTGCTGGTCGTTTTGACAGACAGATTTATGTAGATTTACCTGACTTACATGAGCGTAGAGAAATTTTTGAGGTTCATATTAAACCTTTAAAACTATCTGACAACGTTAATCTTGAATTCTTAGCACAACAAACTCCTGGTTTTTCTGGAGCTGATATTGCCAATTTATGTAATGAAGCTGCATTAATTGCTGCACGTACTAACAAAACTGCAATTCATCATCAAGATTTCTTAGATGCTGTTGATAGAATTGTTGGTGGTTTAGAAAAGAAAAACAAAGTAATTACTCCAAAAGAAAAGAAAGTAATTGCTTTTCATGAAGCTGGTCATGCTACAGTAAGTTGGATGCTTGAACATGCTGCTCCTTTAGTAAAGGTAACTATTGTACCAAGAGGTCAATCATTAGGAGCTGCATGGTATTTACCTGAGGAAAGAAAAATTGTTCAAACTGAACAAATGTTAGATGAAATGTGTGCCACTATGGGAGGTAGAGCTGCTGAAAAATTAGTTTTTGATAAAATTTCTACAGGAGCTTTAAGTGACTTAGAAAAAGTTACAAAGCAAGCTAGAGCAATGGTTACCGTTTATGGTTTAAATGATAAAGTTGGAAACATTACCTATTATGACTCTACAGGTAACGATTCTTTTGTAAAACCATATAGTGATTCAACAGCTAAAACTATTGATGAAGAAATTTCTAAAATAATTGAAGGTCAATATATAAGAGCTATAGAAATATTAAAACAGCATAGAGATAAACTAACTTTGCTTGCTGAACGTTTATTAGAAAAAGAAGTTATTTTTAAAGACGATTTAGTTAAAATATTTGGTGAAAGACCATTTGAGAAAAAAGAAGAAAACACAGGAATTAATAAAGAAGAATAA